The following proteins come from a genomic window of Mustela nigripes isolate SB6536 unplaced genomic scaffold, MUSNIG.SB6536 HiC_scaffold_76, whole genome shotgun sequence:
- the LOC132008236 gene encoding lysosomal acid phosphatase, which produces MAGRQFAWSGAALLQLLLGVNLIVMPPTQARSLRFVTLLYRHGDRSPVKTYPKDPYQEDEWPQGFGQLTKEGMQQHWELGQALRQRYQGFLNTSYHRQEVYVRSTDFDRTLMSAEANLAGLFPPNGMQRFNPNISWQPIPVHTVPIAEDRLLKFPLGPCPRYEQLQNETRQTPEYQNESVQNAQFLDMVANETGLTDVTLETVWNVYDTLFCEQTHGLVLPPWASPRTMQRLSRLKDFSFRFLFGIYEQAEKARLQGGVLLAQIRKNLTLMATSSQLPKLLVYSAHDTTLVALQMALDVYNGEQAPYASCHIFELYQEDNGNFSVEMYFRNESDKAPWPLVLPGCPHRCPLQDFLHLTEPVVPKDWQQECQLASGPADTEVIVALAVCGSILFLLIVLLLTVLFRIQAQPPGYRHVADGEDHA; this is translated from the exons ATGGCGGGCAGACAGTTTGCGTGGAGCGGGGCGgctcttctccagctccttcttgGCGTGAATCTGATAGTGatgccccccacccaggcccgGAGTCTGCGCTTCGTTACCTTG CTATACCGACATGGAGACCGTTCACCAGTGAAGACATATCCCAAGGACCCCTATCAGGAAGATGAGTGGCCTCAGGGGTTTGGTCAGCTAACCAAG GAAGGGATGCAACAGCACTGGGAGCTGGGCCAGGCTCTGCGGCAGCGCTACCAAGGCTTTCTCAACACCTCTTACCACCGGCAAGAG GTTTATGTGCGAAGCACAGACTTTGACCGCACTCTCATGAGTGCCGAGGCCAACCTGGCTGGACTCTTCCCTCCCAATGGGATGCAGCGTTTCAACCCAAATATCTCTTGGCAACCTATCCCCGTCCACACTGTGCCCATCGCTGAGGATAGG CTGCTGAAGTTCCCGTTGGGCCCATGTCCCCGCTACGAGCAGCTGCAGAACGAGACCCGACAGACACCAGAGTATCAGAATGAGAGTGTTCAGAATGCA CAATTTCTGGATATGGTGGCCAACGAGACTGGGCTTACAGACGTGACACTGGAGACTGTCTGGAATGTCTATGACACACTCTTCTGTGAG CAAACACACGGGCTGGTCCTGCCGCCCTGGGCCTCACCCCGAACCATGCAGCGTCTAAGCCGACTAAAGGACTTCAGCTTCCGCTTCCTCTTCGGGATCTacgagcaggcagagaaggcCCGGCTTCAGGGGG GAGTCCTGCTGGCTCAGATACGGAAGAACCTGACCCTGATGGCAACCTCCTCCCAGCTCCCTAAGCTGCTGGTTTACTCCGCG CATGATACCACGCTGGTCGCGCTGCAGATGGCACTGGACGTCTACAATGGGGAACAGGCCCCCTACGCCTCCTGCCACATATTTGAACTGTACCAGGAAGATAACGG GAATTTCTCAGTGGAGATGTACTTCCGGAATGAGAGTGACAAggctccctggcctctggtcctGCCTGGTTGCCCTCACCGCTGCCCGCTGCAGGACTTTCTGCACCTCACAGAGCCGGTCGTGCCCAAGGATTGGCAACAGGAGTGCCAGCTGGCAAGCGGGCCCGCGGACACAG agGTGATCGTGGCCTTGGCTGTCTGTGGctccatcctcttcctcctcatcgtGCTGCTCCTCACCGTCTTGTTCCGGATACAGGCCCAGCCTCCTGGCTACCGCCACGTCGCAGATGGGGAAGATCATGCCTGA
- the LOC132008234 gene encoding DNA damage-binding protein 2 codes for MAPRKRPETQKTPEVAVRPKSKRSRSPWELEPEAKKLCVKGPGSSRRFDSGCLWAGLASLQVPPPSSIVRALHHHKLGNAVWPSLQQGLQQAFLHSLASYRIFQKAAPFDRRATSLTWHPTHPSTLAVGSKGGDIMLWNFGIKDKPTFIKGIGAGGSITGLKFNPLDTNQFFTSSMEGTTRLQDFKGNTVRVFASSDTCNVWFCSLDVSARSRMVVTGDNVGHVILLNTDGRELWNLRMHKKKVTHVALNPCCDWFLATASVDQTVKIWDLRQVRGKSSFLHSLPHSHPVNAACFSPDGAQLLTTDQKSELRVYSASQWDCPPSLIPHPHRHFQHLTPIKATWHPRYNLVVVGRYPDPNFKSCTPQELRTIDVFDGNSGKMMFQLYDPESSGIISLNEFNPMGDTLASVMGYHILIWSQEEAGMRT; via the exons ATGGCTCCTAGGAAGCGCCCAGAAACCCAGAAGACCCCCGAGGTGGCTGTGCGCCCCAAGAGCAAGAGGAGCAGAAGCCCCTGGGAGCTGGAGCCCGAGGCCAAGAAGCTCTGTGTGAAGGGCCCTG GTTCTAGCAGAAGATTTGACTCAGGCTGCCTTTGGGCGGGGTTGGCTAGCCTGCAGGTCCCGCCACCAAGCAGCATCGTCAGGGCCCTCCACCACCATAAGCTAGGCAACGCCGTCTGGCCATCACTGCAGCAG GGTCTCCAGCAGGCCTTTCTGCACTCTCTGGCTTCTTACCGGATATTCCAAAAGGCTGCCCCCTTTGACAGGAGGGCCACATCCTTGACATGGCACCCAACTCACCCCAGCACCCTGGCTGTGGGTTCCAAAGGGGGAGATATCATGCTCTGGAACTTTGGCATAAAGGACAAACCTACCTTCATTAAAGGG ATTGGAGCTGGAGGGAGCATCACTGGGCTGAAGTTTAACCCTCTTGATACCAACCAGTTTTTCACCTCCTCAATGGAGGGAACAACTAGGCTGCAAGACTTTAAAGGCAACACTGTCCGAGTTTTTGCCAGCTCAGACACCTGCAA CGTCTGGTTTTGCAGCCTGGATGTGTCTGCCAGAAGCAGAATGGTGGTCACGGGAGACAATGTGGGGCACGTGATCCTGCTGAACACGGACGGCAGGGAG CTTTGGAATCTGAGAATGCACAAAAAGAAAGTGACCCACGTGGCCCTGAATCCATGCTGTGATTGGTTCCTGGCCACAGCCTCCGTAGACCAAACAGTGAAAATCTGGGACCTGCGCCAGGTTAGAGGGAAATCCAGCTTCCTCCACTCACTGCCGCATAGCCATCCTGTCAACGCAG CTTGTTTCAGTCCTGATGGAGCCCAGCTCCTGACCACTGACCAGAAGAGTGAGCTCCGGGTTTACTCAGCCTCCCAGTGGGACTGCCCCCCGAGCCTGATCCCACACCCTCACCGCCACTTCCAGCACCTGACGCCCATCAAG GCAACCTGGCATCCTCGGTACAACCTCGTTGTCGTGGGCCGATACCCAGATCCTAATTTCAAAAGCTGTACCCCCCAAGAATTAAGGACAATCGATGTGTTTGATGGAAACTCAGGGAAGATGATGTTTCAGCTCTATGACCCAGAATCTTCTGGTATCATTTCG CTCAATGAGTTCAATCCCATGGGGGACACGTTGGCCTCTGTGATGG GTTATCACATTCTCATTTGGAGCCAGGAGGAAGCTGGGATGCGGACATGA